The Bacteroidota bacterium DNA segment GATGTTTGGCGGTGAAGGTTTTGGTATGAAGGGCAGATTTTTAATTGGCGGCGGCGGATATGGCATTGGACCTTTTACTTCATCCTCTTCTAAAGGAAAAGCAGAGATGTTTGGAGGTGGCGGTTATTTTAAATTTGGATATGTAATTGCTCCCGGCCGCAATACATTTCTCTCTACTAATCTAGGAGTTGGATATGCAGGTTATGAAATGAAGATTACGAATAATAATTCAGTAGATCCCATTTATTTTAACCCTGCAAAACCTGCTACTCCCGGCGATATTCGCAGATATTCTTTTGGAGGTTCCATATTTGATCCAAGTATTTCTATACAGACAATGGCATTTGGCAGTGATGATGATGAAGGAAGAGGAGGGTTTATGTTAGGAATTGATTTCGGCTGTAATCTGATGGTTCCTATTGGTGGATGGTATTCACAATCAGATCTTGTTGTAGGAAACATTCCAGTACCAGGCTTTATGTATATCCCTTATGTGAAAATAAATATTGGTGGAGGTGGAATTGAATGGTGAAAAGTGAATAGTGAATAGTGAATGGTGAATGGTGAATGGTGAGTAAAAAAATGAGTGATGAGTAATCAGTAATGAGTTTTATAACACGAATCATGAAACCTGAAACTTGAAACATTTTTTCACCAATAGCTAACGGCCAAATGCTAACAGCAATTTTATCAGTAAATGAGTAATCAGTAATGAGTTTTTTTTAGTGAATGGTGAGTAGTGAATGGTGAATAAAAAAAATCAGTAATCAGTGATGAGTGATGTATGAATAGTATTTTTTTTTATTGTCAATTTTCAACTGTCAATTTCAATTTAAAGTGATTAGTGAGATGAGAAAAAACAAGCCCCGAATACACGAATTAAAAATCGAATGCATGAATAAATTATTCTTTATTCGTGCATTCGTTTGCTCATATTATTGATATTCGTGCATTCGTGGCTAATTTTTTTTAGTCTATTCATAGTCAATAGTTTAAGTTTTTTGCTGATTTTTTTCATTGTCAACTGTCCATTGTCAACTGTCAACTGTCAATTGTCCATTGTCTTAAAACTTTAACTTGCACCAAACTAAAAAAATGCGTTACCCACAAGAATCCATAGAAAATAAATTTAAACACTTATGGTGTATGGTTGGCAATACGCCAATGCTCGAAATTCGCTATACTTATAAGGGTAATGAAAAACATCTGTTTGTGAAATGTGAGCATTACAATCTTACAGGAAGTATAAAGGATAGGATGGCATTATATATTTTGGAGAATGCATATAAAGCGGGTTTAATACATTCCGAAAATACAATTATAGAAGCAACAAGTGGCAATACCGGAATTTCATTTAGCGCAATCGGCAAAGCCTTAGGAAATCGTGTAATTATCATTATGCCGAATTGGTTAAGCAAAGAACGTATGGATATTATTCGCAGTTTAGGAGCTGAAATTATTTTAATGACGAAGGAAGAAGGTGGCTTTTTAGGTAGTATAAAAAAAGCAGAACAAATGGCGAAAGAGGATAATGAAATTTTTCTTCCTCGACAATTTGATAATAAATACAATATTGAAGCACATGAAAAAACTACAGCTAAAGAAATTTGGATGCAGTTGCAACAAGTAGATTTGGAACCACATGCATTTGTTGCCGGTGTTGGTACGGGTGGAACTGTAATGGGTGTTGCAGCTTATTTCAAAAAAAGAAATCCAAACATTTTAGTATGTCCGTTGGAGCCACATGAATCACCAACATTAAGTACAGGATATAAAGTAGGAACACATCGTATTCAAGGAATCTCTGATGAGTTTATTCCCTCCATAGTTAAATTAGATGTACTTGATCATATCCTAAAAGCATCTGATGGCGATTCGATTATTATGGCGCAAAAATTAGCAAGACAATTAGGATTGGCTGTAGGTATTTCTTCCGGTGCAAATATTATTGGTGCTATTCAATTACAAAATCAATTAGGTGATGATGCTAATGTGGTAACTATTTTTTGTGATTCAAATAAAAAGTATCTGAGTACTGATCTTATGAAAGAAGAATCAGTAAAGGAAAATTATTTCAGTACTGATACGGAGTTTATTGATTATGTGCCTATTTCTCGGATGCAATAATATTTTTCTTTTTTATGAAGTAATCTGTGCTTATCATTTTTAACACAGACTTCAGTTTCAAAGTAAATCAACAGCTTTATTGCATGCTCTGCTGCACCGAATAATTTATTATTGTATGCATTAAAATAACTCCTTTACATACAATAATTTCCCATCAGTATTAAAAAGTTGCAACTCAATTTGCACCTTTTGATTTAGCTTGTTAAAGTGTAATACTCCAAAATTTTTCTCGACATATAAATCACTAATGCGATAGGTGTTCGGTTCGCTCCACGCATTATTCCATGTATGTGTAAGTCCGCTGGAAGTGATATCGTAAAGTATATTTTCTTCTCCTTGTAATTGCATAGCTGACACTTCTGCTATATGTCTGTCGCCACTAATTATTATTGTTGGCACTTCGTTATTTGTTGCTATTAAATCGAGCAATCTCTTTCTTGCATTTGGAAAATTATGCCATTTCTCAAACCGATGTTCTTGTGCAATCACCTGAATACTTGAACATAGAATATTGACATCCGCATTGCTGTTTTTCAATTCATTTTCTAACCATTCCCATTGTTCTTCACCTAAAATATCACCTTCATAATTAGGCAGATAGCACTTTTTTCCATCACACAGATCTGCAATAAGTGTATCTCTAAAATATCTCGTATCCAACATTATGATATTAATAGTTATGTTATTTTCATTGAATAAATAAGCGTCATATACTCCCCCTCTAAATCGCATGGGATCATTTTCAGAAATATCAAAAAATCGCATAAACAATTCTTTTGAATCATCTTTTATTTCAAAATTTTTTCCTGCATCATTTTTCCCATAGTCATGATCATCCCATGTACCAATTACAGGAACCGATTTTGTAAAATTTTTATAATAGAAATTATTTTTTAGCAGTAGATATTTAAAAGCAAGTACAGAAGTATCATAGCTATCACCATATATATTATCACCCATCCATATCCAGAGATCAGGATTTTGTTTTGCAATTTCCTCCCAGTAATTCTGTGGTAAATTTTCTTTATTGCAAGAGCCAAATGCGAAAGTGATTTGTGCATTTGCGGAAGAATGTATCAATACAAATAAACTATATAAAAGAAAAAAATACGATTTTAAAAATTGCATGCTCAAAACTACTTGCTTTGATTTAGTTGAGAGAAAAATGAAAGATACATTCATAAATAAAAAGGGCGAACTGTATAGTCCGCCCTTAATTATTTTTTAAACTTAATAAATCTTATTGCGTAATTACCATCAGTTTGGTATCAATAGTTTTACCGTCAATTACTAACTGATAAGTATATGTTCCGGGTGCAAAGCTGCCACCATCTAATTGAACATTTCCTTTACCTGTTCCACTTACACTTACAGTTTTCATTTCAGCACCATTTATAGAATACACTTTTATAAATGCATTCTGGAATGATTCAGGAATGTTATAACTAATAACTGTTGATGACTTAAACGGGTTAGGTGAATTTTGATCTAAAGAAGCAAGGTTAGAATAATTTGATCCTGCAATAGTTTTAATATCACCATCTGCAGTTGCAAAAGCTGTTTCCAATCTTTCCAATCTTTCAGTTAAAGTTTGAATTTCAGCATCTTTAGCTTCTATCTCCATTTGTTGTTCCTGAATAGATGCAATCAATACAGGAATTAGTCCAACATAATTTACGCCTTTGTAATCAATCTCAGGAAATTGTTCGCCTGTGATTGGATTTTTGCGCATTGGTACAAATGAATTTTTAATTAATTCAGGAAATACTTTTTCAAGTTCATCTGCAACTAATCCCATTTCAGATTTTCCGTTTAAACGCAATGAAACAGTTTCAGCATCATTATTAAAAGTATAAGATGTTGGATTTAATTGCATCAACTTATCCAAGCTACCAGTTAAAGGCTCAATTTTAGTTTTGAATTTACGATCTGAGATATCATAAAAACCACCGGAGATACCTACATCTCCAATAAAATAACCTGCCCAATCAGAAATTGTATCAATTGCTTCCCCATAAACACCTACCGGAGAACCGATACCAGCTACTCCGAAATAACCAACGCCAAAAGCTCCAGCAAATCCACCGGAAGCTAATACGCCATAACCAAATGTATCAAGTGTATCAGCTTGAGCAAATACAGCAACTGGATCGAAATCTCCAGCTAAATATTGATTTACAAAACTTCCTGTTTCAATATCTGCGCTGTTGTTAATTGCATCTACAGATTGCGTGTAAGTTTCATCCCACCGTTTGGTTTTAGAACCCAAGTCAATTGCGCCAGTTGTTGCAGGTGTAAGAGCTTGATTAATTGCAGTTCCACCGGCACTCAAATTTGAAAGGCCTGTATTAGCACCTTTAGCGGAAATTGCTGTCCACGCAGAACCATTGTAATAATAAAATCCCGGTGCTGAATTAGTTTGATAGATCAGTAAGCCTACAGAAGGAGTTAAAATAGCATCTCTTTGTGCTTTAGTCATCCTTGGCAAAAGAACACCCTTGGAAGTAGAGGTGACGTCTAATAAAGATGATGAGTTAGGTGAAAGTGTACCAATTCCCACTGCTCCGGAGCCCGGATAAGTGTTTTGTGCAGAAACTGGATTTACTAAGGCAAGCATTAAAAATGTTGCCAATGTGAGTGTAATGTTTTTTAACATAAATTTTAAGTTTTTAGAATGCCAAATTAGATTAAAGATTAATAGGTTGTACATTTTTGCAAAAAAATATTTAATAAATAAATTTTACCTTGAAATTTACCTTACAGCTATAAATTCCTCCGCCATGATTAATTAGAGGTTAAAAACATTTTAAATAATTTAGCCATACCTATCATGCAATTTTTATTCAACTTAATTAATAATCAAATCTGCAGCATTTGTAAAAGTTTGTAACTTGGTTTAAGATTAAAATTGTTATAGAATATACTAAAACATATTCTTGGTTATTAAACTGGATATCATTCATTTTATAATAAGGCTAGTAACAAATAATATAATTCAAATGAGTTAAATATTCCTGCAATAATTTGTATTTCTTTTTCTATAAATGCAATTATAGAATTTTCTTTAACTATTACTTCCTATGATTTACTTTCCATGGAAAGTTTTACAATATGGAGGTTGCCTCCTTTATTGGTGG contains these protein-coding regions:
- a CDS encoding alkaline phosphatase family protein → MIHSSANAQITFAFGSCNKENLPQNYWEEIAKQNPDLWIWMGDNIYGDSYDTSVLAFKYLLLKNNFYYKNFTKSVPVIGTWDDHDYGKNDAGKNFEIKDDSKELFMRFFDISENDPMRFRGGVYDAYLFNENNITINIIMLDTRYFRDTLIADLCDGKKCYLPNYEGDILGEEQWEWLENELKNSNADVNILCSSIQVIAQEHRFEKWHNFPNARKRLLDLIATNNEVPTIIISGDRHIAEVSAMQLQGEENILYDITSSGLTHTWNNAWSEPNTYRISDLYVEKNFGVLHFNKLNQKVQIELQLFNTDGKLLYVKELF
- a CDS encoding cysteine synthase family protein, producing the protein MRYPQESIENKFKHLWCMVGNTPMLEIRYTYKGNEKHLFVKCEHYNLTGSIKDRMALYILENAYKAGLIHSENTIIEATSGNTGISFSAIGKALGNRVIIIMPNWLSKERMDIIRSLGAEIILMTKEEGGFLGSIKKAEQMAKEDNEIFLPRQFDNKYNIEAHEKTTAKEIWMQLQQVDLEPHAFVAGVGTGGTVMGVAAYFKKRNPNILVCPLEPHESPTLSTGYKVGTHRIQGISDEFIPSIVKLDVLDHILKASDGDSIIMAQKLARQLGLAVGISSGANIIGAIQLQNQLGDDANVVTIFCDSNKKYLSTDLMKEESVKENYFSTDTEFIDYVPISRMQ
- a CDS encoding tail fiber domain-containing protein, encoding MLKNITLTLATFLMLALVNPVSAQNTYPGSGAVGIGTLSPNSSSLLDVTSTSKGVLLPRMTKAQRDAILTPSVGLLIYQTNSAPGFYYYNGSAWTAISAKGANTGLSNLSAGGTAINQALTPATTGAIDLGSKTKRWDETYTQSVDAINNSADIETGSFVNQYLAGDFDPVAVFAQADTLDTFGYGVLASGGFAGAFGVGYFGVAGIGSPVGVYGEAIDTISDWAGYFIGDVGISGGFYDISDRKFKTKIEPLTGSLDKLMQLNPTSYTFNNDAETVSLRLNGKSEMGLVADELEKVFPELIKNSFVPMRKNPITGEQFPEIDYKGVNYVGLIPVLIASIQEQQMEIEAKDAEIQTLTERLERLETAFATADGDIKTIAGSNYSNLASLDQNSPNPFKSSTVISYNIPESFQNAFIKVYSINGAEMKTVSVSGTGKGNVQLDGGSFAPGTYTYQLVIDGKTIDTKLMVITQ